The nucleotide sequence aatcccccagtgggtggcttagctgcgaatccgtttcgcctaagtttgtaaaaaaaatccctatcgagtgacgagcaagcctctcactcaggggcttagttgcgaatccgtttcgcctaagtatttaaaaatcctaccaagtgacgagcaagcctctcactcgggggcttagctgcgaatccgtttcgcctaagtatttaaaaatcctaccgagaggagagcaaacctcccactcgggggcttagctgcagtctagtactcgcctaagtatttgaaaatcctaccgagtggagagcaacctcccactcgggggcttagctgcagtccagtactcgcctaagtatccaaaaatcctaccgagtggagaacaacctcccactcggaggcttagctgcagtccagtactcgcctaagtatctaaaaatcctaccgagtggagagcaaccctcccactcggggacttagctgcagtccagtactcgcctaagtattttaaaatcctaccgagtggagagcaacctcccactcgggggcttagctgcagtccagtactcgcctaagtatccaaaaatcctaccgagtggagaacaacctcccactcgaaggcttagctgcagtccagtactcgccaaagtatctaaaaatcctaccgagtggagagcaaccctcccactcgggggcttagctgcagtccagtacttgcctaagtatttgaaaatcctactgagtggagagcaacctcccactcgggggcttagctgtagtccagtactcgcctaagtatctaaaactcctaccgagtggagagcaaccctcccactcgggggcttagctgcagtccagtactcgcctaagtatttgaaaatcctaccgagtggagagcaacctcccactcgagggcttagctgtagtccagtactcgcctaagtatttaaaaatcctaccaagtggagagcaaacctcccactcggaggcttagttgcagtccaagtactcgcctaagtatgaaatccattccgattcgcaaggacgacgaggtgcacgATGACTGCTACctcctccttcggagctgcgctgcAAATACAACGTGCTCTCTattccaatccgcaaggacgatgaggtacaGGTCGAccgctaccttctccttcggagttgcgccaccaatacaacatgcgctctattccgatccgcaaggacgacgaggtgcaggtcgactgctgccttctccttcggagctgcgccgcaaatacaacgtgcgctctattccgatccgcaaggacgacaaggtgcaggtcgaccgctaccttctccttcggagctgcgccacaaatacaacatgcgctctattccgatccgcaaggacgacgaggtgcaggtcgactgctgccttctccttcggagctacgccacaaatacaacgtgtgctctattccgatccgcaaggacgcaggtcgactgcaatttGTGCTCCATCCCTACCTACAAGAACGATGAACTGCAGGTCGACTGGATTTTCCTCCTCAGAGCTGCGTCTCAAGCATTAAAGTATATTCtgagtgaagaacaaagttcgctcgaaggcaaatgcaagcatattcaacgataaTCCAAGTTTAGATAACATCCtacggattcagaagtgctcaggtgccaagcctgtaaaagtttatcggttacaaaaccactcggcattccgaggcaaatttaaggcgaagcatagaagtttttcttactcctcaggtggaggactggagggcgcgacaaactggtccaagTCAATTCCGTCAGCGAtctgagtggcagcagcaatgaaggtctccatgaaagattggaaatcatgttcttggtattggcaactttgatggacgccagcttttcctctcgcgcatccttgcagtgaacacggaccagggacagagcaacGTCAGCGCCGCACCTggcggaagacttcttccattcttgcactcgacctggaacttcattcagtcgagtcattagagactcgaggtcattttgaagcgtcgctccTGGCCAGAGTGTCGAGTCGATTCGCGACGccacaaccttcagtcgagcaaggtagtcaaccacaccagcaacacgagactccagtcggagcacgttcatagcagcttcatccttcacaagagagttaatggggtccaagcttgtctccactcgactggtctcctcctcgaagttttggcagaattctgtaaacataATTCAAAGATGAACCAGCAGTTCTACGATGAATCGGTGATAATAAGTCAGTCGGATAagagagattaccctcaagcatgatgaataacttcttggcgagccctcccagataagcctccagatcgttcttcttccccaccagttcactagccttgtcattcagagctatctTCTCATTCTTCAGACGGccgacctccttgttggccgcgtcgagagcagctttcagattggcgttctcctcttcaattttaccgactgaagccagtttttcttccgcaagcttcaTTTTGTCCAAAGCTGCCTtttgcgcctcggcaaggtcatggtccttcttcttcagagcctccttcattttatctgcaaaatgacaatgagatcagaatcaggaatgggcagaaatataaagacagtcgtcaagttctcaccagccataccttttgcttcgtctttcgccttctgaaagttctcctgagcaagcttcaagtcaaggttgagCTAGATCTGGTTTTTTTTTCaattcagtatagcgagccacaagctcgcaagatttctgcgaagggtcagtcgacagacatcaaagataggttgcttccgagtgactaagagaaaaatcgtaacatttctaagactacagccaaatcaaaatattcaacagtagtctcggggactacacctagtgggtgcactcagcgtgcccccattggTTCTACCGACTTGGTCCGATCAGTCGATCGAAAGGGACCCAAAAAAACACAggttcttcagaccttagtcgaTTGCCAGCactcgaccatggtctcggggaccacacccagtgggttcactcaacgtgcccccactggttccaagattccattcgacatggtccgaccagtcCGAGTGAAGAAGTTACAGTGAAGAAACTGagaaatacaaagactacagtcgactgccagcagtccaccatagtctcggggactacacccagtgggtgcactcagcgtgcccccaccaatccaaaaattcaatcgacacacctagtgggtgtacagatacagagATCTTCGGAaagagagtcttcagatagcatatcctaacagaacaagtggtgaccaactaacctggacgttgctttgaagggctgagctagcatcataggccgcttggctggcttcccggaccgccttcacctgctccatcatgatccccgcctggcgtatagcctccttagcagcacccacttggtcctctgggacgtggtgtgtggcgaaaagggagggcgggtcAGCAGTCGACGACGAAGGCCGAACACTCGTGACCGGCACTGCAAAGGACACAAAAGTCCGAGTGATATTTCCACCCTCCTGAACCAGTGTCTCAGGCACTGATGCAATCTGAGTagtcttgccagccggcgcctttctattcctcctcggcctcagtggcgcctcatcatcatcatcaggaagatcaatgacatgaggaggagctacaggaaaaatccaaagttaaaaacgaaaatccaatcgaccaaaagtgaaactaTAGAGAttgtaccaaggttggaggtgacagcgtcttccatttcctggtcttcgttcctggcggaggtctcggaggtagcagcactacagatttcagaaaccagtcggttagtcaatgagtcgaccaagagtctgtCCATGCCAAACGAGAAAACATAAGTTCTGTtgttacccagaaatggtgggaatggtcattctcatcttgggcaaggccttcggcggccTTGATGACGCCGCCTGTGGAtgcttcggcgctttttcagtcggcgccggagaagccaTCCGAGGGCGTtttgacgactgcccaacaggcgcAGCCGCTTTGCCACGTTCGCTCGCGgggtcgtgggtgagcttggatcgcctttccgtgcgaggaggatcgacttcctcctcctcctctccactggaGCCGTCGTCATCCTCTTTCCCCTCACCATCAGATTGTCGCTCCTCCTcactttcgcctccgctcgcctcctcctcctcggcctgttcttgcgccccgttgggcatcgagtacatctcagtaatagcctgaaagacaacaaacaagacaaaagtcagtcgattgattttaaaacaaacagaatgaagaaagcaAGGTCACAGTCAGAGATGCAGAATTGGACCTGATCTACTTCGtacgattggtcgagtggaggaatcctcctggctcctcgggggttgtctttgttccctgtgatacttgacaaccacccctccaccgtagcctcgtcgacctcctccgggtgaatccgagtggtgtcatcgggacctgaatacatccacatcggatggtcacgagcttggagtggttggataCGCCTCTGGAGGAAGATCTCTAGCAAATCCATaccagtcaccccgtcgcggacaagctgaaccactcgaccaaccaACACTTTGACTTATGCCTTCTCTTCCGGTGTCACTTTCAGAGAAGAAGGTTTTTCTGCTCGGTTCAGGGAGAAAGGGGGAAGACCCGTCGCCTGTCCTGGAGTTGgttggtctttgcagtagaaccaggtcgactgccacccgcgGACTGAATCAGGAAGAACCATAGCTGGAAAAGAACTTTTGCTTCTCATCTGGATCCCAAGACCCCAGCACATCTGAACCACTTGCGTCttatcgtcactcgacttggctttcttaaccgactgagaacgacaagtgaaatgtgcttgaagaggccccaatgaggatggcaacccaagaagttctcgcacaaagacacgaaggcagcaagatacatgatggaatttggagtaaagtgatggagttgcgctccgaaaaagttcaagaaactccaaaaaaaaggatgagggggcaggaagaatccgcggtcgacatgagtggcgacaaggacacactcaccctcgagAGGCTGCGGCTCGATCTCGTTCCCCGGGAGGCGCGCAGATTCCTGAGGAATGAATCCCCCCTCGGCCAGGTCATCAAGGTCTTCCTGGCGAATCGCCgagggcatccagtcgccctggatccatccCGACGGCAAGGcagacctcgaggaagatccgccctgACCAGACATCTTCGCCTTTGCCTGCgttgtcgccttcttcgcgcgctccagggccgccatcttctccttcaccatcgccaCAAACGAAGCTCGAATAGACCGACGGCACCGGGACGGGAGCAGAGGTGGCGGAGGAATTCGAGAAGAAAGGGGAAAAATGAAGGTGCACTGTTCAAAAGCCCTGGGCCTACGACTTATATggagttgcttccgagtgactgacctgtaggcccagacgatcctgtcaaatcccgcaacagtcgcgcgcgcgatacgtggcgaaaaaggtggcgtggagatcgaggcggctccgccctatcccgtccgattactgcggcctcctccgccccgcgcgcttcccaaaattcgaatcccacgaAATCCGCAAGCAGCAAAACAACTCGTCAGACGGAGGATCTCCTCCACCCCGTCACTCGGAGCTTTTCaaataaagaaattcactcgactgaaaccaagaatggatcaaggcgactgaaaaagaagttggtatCGTTACTTAGGTTCATGGATCCAGgacaagatatactcatagcacgaagaatgggtcggaagagttctcaactccttccccactcaaacctcgatccattcgggggctaatgatgaagctatgtacctagggtagggtcatggacctgtccaagctaccctccccaaggacatctctagaagaaaccacatttcaatcgactcagaagtgttccactcgacggactcgaagacactcgatcATGAAGCCAAtcactcgacagccaggagatctaaagtcactctgcatgcaaacggtcggtcattaagtagctttatgGTCATCGtagcactttatttgtggcgttaccagtaacgctcgatcttaatgtaccttaaaccctacataactgagggccggaggggtctggcgaactctatataagccaccccctcctcggtgtaaagggttcgcacccctgtaactcatacacacataatccagtcgaccgcctccgggctccgaggcgtagggctgttacttcctcccgagaagagcctgaactcgtaaatctcttgcgtatacaactactccatagctaggatcttgcctctccattcctacccccctacactactgtcagacttagaaccacgacaaccacCTATGGTCTGGCACCCCGACGACCGCCCGCCGCTGCCTCCAAGACCCcgacgaccgccgccgccgcctcccagacctggacgaccgccgccgccgcctcctagaCCATGATGGCGCGCCCCCTCGCCATCGAAGAGAGCCATCTTTGTGTTGATGTTCTGCTCGCGTGCTTGGATAGGCTCATGGAGCTGATTGCTTTTTTGGTTTTCATCTAAGGGTGTTCCTTCAAATTATAGGGACTTGTTTGAAAATCTAGATAAATACATCATCTAACGCCGTCTCGGCCGAGACGTTATGCCATGTCGGCAAAAtctggacccacctgtcataaacaTACATAAAGCGCTCTAATCCGCCAATCAGTGCTATTTGCAACAAGATTACACAAGACGTGATGTTTTCTGCCAAAAAATTATAACGTTGTTTTTCTGCAAACCTAACCTTTAAaatggtggtttcttgcaatttaCTCTAAAGTTGTCACTTCCCACTAGCTGGATGACCATTTCACAACGCTGTAGTACTACGTTATATTATCGTAGATTTTATCGGGCCGTGTCATGCGAGCCGCCCTTACCAGCAATAGAGGAGTAGCCTAGCTCTGGCCTTCTAGATGATCATCAGAAAGATCATAGTGGTGCTACTGCTACTAGGAAAGCGGTGGGAGGTGCGTCCATGCGTCGAACAGAGAACGGTTTGTGGAATTAAACGAACGAACGATGGTCATGTACGTATCAACCTGCCATGGTCGTTGCCTGTTGGTCACGGGAAGGTTCATCAGTTCATAGGAGTTCGATTCATCGAGACGTGTAGCCCACCCAATCGAACACCAGAAGTTTGTGCCTTTGTGGAGGTTGGTAGAGTAGTGGATTACAGCGAAGGATGCCCAGTGGGCCGTGGTACGTACGTTGATATATAGCTGCGTCATTGTTAGATAAATTGATGGGGTCAGGCCAATTGTTGTTTAAGAAGACAGTGCTCTCAGATCCAGAATCAAACAATGGCGGGTCCTCGGTATTATCCCTAATCTAGGACGGCCAAATCAAATCAGCAAACGCATGGCTGCAAATCAGCGAGCTCAATGGTGTTCAGATCATGGCTGGAAATCAGCAAGCTCAATGGTGTTCAGATCAAGAATTAACTGATATACGTACTATGTAGGTTCAGAAATAACTGTTGTTGAGATCCAGAATTAACCGATATTTAGGTTCAGAACCAACTGATTTTCAGATCCAGAATTAATTGATATTCAGGttcaggatttttttttaaaactatgatcttttttatagcaaattcggaaactatatgACCTAAAATGTTATTTGTAAAATCTGTCGGCCTTTTTAGGCCGAAGACCAACTTTTCAGCCAGCACTAGGCCGAAATAGGCTTTTCGGTCTCCTAATGGCCGAAGATGGGCGCAGCTGAACCGAAGAGCTGTTTTCGGCTTTGCTCAGGCCGAAGACCACTCTTCGGTCATCTTTTGGCCGAAGGGCTCATAAGCATACTGCAGCGCAGTCGGCACGGACGACCTGAACGTGTGCACACACGTTAGCCACACCGAGATTTGATGCCGATGCATGTGTTTAGTACGTGGGCAGCTCGCCGGCTGGTTGTGTGCACGTATTCATATACATACGCGTGCTTGCCGGCTGGACTATATCATGTACGTATACTGTACTCGTATGCCAGTACTTCTCGGCCAATACATGTGCGCATGTTGGCGGCATGCGTGTGTGCTAGTACGTATGCACCAAGTTCCGATGCATGCATTGCTATCTCGGTCCTGATGCATGCATTAGCCACGTACAAACCGCATGCAATACCGATCAGCCCTTCGATGCATTAGTCTAATGCATCATATGTATGCTACGATCACCGGCCAGGCGCTCTTCGGCCAAAAGATGATGCATTAGTCTAATGCATCATATGTACGCTACGATCACCGGCCAGGCGCTCTTCGGCCAAAAGATGACCAAAGAGTGGTCTTCAGCCAGAGCAAAGCCGAAAACAGCTCTTCGGCCCACTTCGGCCAGTAGGAGACCGATGAGTCTACTTTCGGCTTGGATAGGTTCAGAGCTAACTGATATCCAGATCCAGAACCAACAGAAATTCAGATGTACGACGGCAGATCTGGCAAATGTAACTGCAGATCTCCAATGTGGCAACAAGAGACGGAATAGAATCGAAACATCTGATTCTGAAACATCTGATTCTGAGCTTGTACTCTAATTACAGTACAAAAGCAAAACTAGACCGGGGAGCATcgcggtggccggagacgacgggaAGGGGCAAACCCTAAAACTAGATCCCCTCCTTCCTCTCCTCTGACCACTCCTCCCTCCATGACTAGAACATCAAGGACTCCCCACAACAACCACGGGGAGATCCAGAGAGGAAACACTATGTACAGCGGCTTCGCGTCGGCGAGATGGTTGGTTGGCGGCCGGATCTCTCCTAGGAGGAGCGGGCGAGGCGGGAGGCGATGGCGGAGTGGTACATGGCGTCGTGGAAGCTCTCCGTCTCCGACATCCGGGCCCGCAGCTGCCGCGCCTTCTCCTCCGTCAGGCCGCCCACGAAGGACCTCCCGGGCTTCTCCTCCTCGGCCACCACCGGCGGCGCGGCCTCGATGTAGTCGGCCTTCCCGGACCAGCCGACCAGCGGCGCCCACCACTTGCCTCCCTGGGGTGTCCCCGCGGGAACCCGCCCGGCCCCGGCGGAGGCGGCGCGTGGCCGGACCGTGGAGGGGCGGGCGGAGAAGGAGACGGCGGACGCGGTCGATGCCATGGCCATCGGTTAGCTCGGTCGGTACGCTTCGCTTCGCTCGAAAGCTTCTGCTGGGTGCTGGGTGCTCTGCTTGGGTGAGGGATGAGACGGCGAGACTTGTAAATGAAGCTGTGAAATGCGAGACGGTGGGTGTATGAAAAAGCTGTGGCTATGGTGCTCGGGGTGGTGGGGAATTTATAACGGGGAGGAGCGGAGCGGGGGAGGAGTGGATAAGGACGCCGCGTGGACACGTGGAGGGGATCCGGTGGGAAGGCGCGGGTTTCCGTTACGTGATACTCACTGAGTGACCGTTGCGTGGGGTGCTTTTACTGCCGGACGGTGATGGTGGCCGTGAAACCGTTGATGGTATCGGGCTATCGGCACACCGGAAAGGCGCAGCGGGCAATCGGGGCCCGTGGGCTGAGGGCGACGGCGATGTTTCGGATCTTGGATGAGCATCTAGAAGGGGATCTCGGATCTTTGTTGCAGCAATGTAGGATGCCGCTCCAAAAGCATACAGTAACAAACATAATCCGTGTTTAAGCACACGAGAGATGCACCCGGTAGGCGCCCGTTCACGCCTCACACGGGGACAAAAGTTGCAACCCACCAGCTGGATCCACAATTTTCTAACGATGAACGGACGGTGACTGCGTCGTCGAAGCATTTGTGACTTGGACTATTTCACTCCAAGCCTAGATTTAAGATTACAACGCAACACACGTCAGTTCCCTCACCAAATAAGATATTTTCTATAGTATATATTACAGTATATGATTTCTGTATttgcgttacaaggcaaaaggtggCCTTTGACCCCTACTTTGGGTCTCATTACTCCATCCTTATCCCTGCCCTTGGAGATTCCGAAGGGGCTGCCCAGGGAATTTACGTAGATGTTTCTGGTAGATACAACTTGCCGGCAGAAAGATCACAGTGAATACTAACACGTCTGCACGACACAAGAGTAGTATTGCTGTATTTTACCGTCTCCACGTCCTTGTCACCTTTGCGCTGGTTAGCTCGCTAGATGGCCCCTTTGCATTTCCCATAATTGTCACTTTCGACTTAGATGACCCTTCGCAGGCATCGAATAAATTTCTTATTATTGTATCTACTCGTACTATACCATATAGATAGATGTATGCCTGTCATGAGAGCAGCATTTAGCACAATTCCAGGAGTGGCCAAGCTTTCTAGATGTTCCCAAGAAAATCATGCCGCGCGAGGAAAGAGACACGAGGTGTGCGGACTGTTATGTGCTCATGTAGTATTTGAGTGGTTCGATTTGGGACTTCCAGGGGCCATCTCAAATCGTTAAACGTTCATGGACCAATGAGCACACGaaagagagaaggaaaaaaaaATGACCTAACAGGACTCTTATATTATCCCTATGCATTTAAGCAGTCCTCGAATCCTCATATTGAGAATAATGTAGAGAGAATATGTGGGCTGGCGGATGCGTCCAGCCAGTCTATCACGTAGGATGTGGCCCACcactttcttttttttatttattctctttttctctctttccaTCTCCATCAATCACATGCAAGTCACCGGATTATACGTCTCAAatatatgtataattttttattattaaatgttattatattatcacctttgtatgtttttatgttattttatattatttttctagaCTAGCCTATTAATTTAGTGCCCGGTGTTAGTTCATGTTCTTTTGCATGTTTTTATTTTTGCATATTGTATCTACCAGAAACATCTACGTATATTATTTTTGCATGAATGATCATAATTATAATTTGCGCTATTCCGTCAAATGTCTAACAATAATTTGTCTACCTTGTCACTACGAGCTTTCGAGAGAGATGCCACTAATGAACCTATacccctcgggtctattttccatcaataCAAAAACTCCTACAATTGCTCAATTTTCTATTTTACTTTCTTGCCGCTTTGCCCTATCACTAGTTGATTTTAATCTTATAACTACCAagaacaaggggattgacaaccccctatcCTTTGTTG is from Triticum aestivum cultivar Chinese Spring chromosome 1B, IWGSC CS RefSeq v2.1, whole genome shotgun sequence and encodes:
- the LOC123089228 gene encoding uncharacterized protein, with protein sequence MAMASTASAVSFSARPSTVRPRAASAGAGRVPAGTPQGGKWWAPLVGWSGKADYIEAAPPVVAEEEKPGRSFVGGLTEEKARQLRARMSETESFHDAMYHSAIASRLARSS